Within Candidatus Dojkabacteria bacterium, the genomic segment CAGCCAGCTCCAACTGCTTTGCACCGACGACCTTCTTCAGCTTTATCTCGTTCACGTCGTAGTCGCCACGAACAGCTGCGACGATTACTCGATCGTCAGCCTTATATATCAATGTCTTTACGCACTTCTGTGCTGGCACATCTAAGAATTTCACAAGCTCCTCCATCCCTGTGATCTCCTCACCATACACATCCTCAAGCTTTCGTTCTGACTCCTCTGCGTTGCCCTCAAATTCAGGCGCTTTGCTAGGCGCAACCTCTCTATTATATGTAACCCCAGTGCTCTCAACGTGGAAAAGCCAATCCTCACCTGTCTCGAGCCTCACCTGGAACTCATGCGAGAAGTTCTCAGTGAAGTCACCGCCTGATGCGAGCGCTAAATATGTATAATTACCGATACCAACCCTCTTCATCACATTCATATAATATTTCTTCGATTCTTCGTAATACTGCTCAAAGTCCTCCTTCGATGCATGGAAACTATACAGATCTTTCATCCTGAACTCTCTCATGCGGAGCAGTCCCGATTTGGCCCTCGGCTCATTTCTAAATTTGGTCTGGATCTGGTACAACGCTATGGGTAAGTTCTTATAGCTATTCCCGTACTGTTTTACGATCGAGGTTGTCACATCCTCGTGGGTCGGGTTTAGGATATATTCGGAGCTATTCTTGGCCTTAGACACCTCATTTGCAGGAGATGTCTTCATCAGTACGTCTACTGTATTGAGTCGGTTGGTAGTCTGCCAGGTCTCTTTCGGAGCGAGTGCGGGCATCTGCATCTCCTCACCTATCTTATCCATCTCGTCTCGTACAATTGTCTCGATATTTCTAATCACCCTTAACCCTAGTGGCAGGTATGCATACACGCCTGACATTACCTGGCTTACGAAGCCCCCTCTTACTAGGTATGTTGCATTCTTAGAGTCGTACTCTTTTGATCCTTTACTGGTTTTGAAAAGCGTATTTGAATATTTCATATCTTATAAGCTCAAATTATATTTACTAGTTCAGCTATTCTATAAAATTTTACCCCTAACGGGGTGGCATCAACTGCCATGTGGGATTCTTGAAGCAATAAGAGTCGGAGGATTGTAAAAACAAACCTAAGTTATCTGTGAACGATTTTTCTGTCTTCCACGATGAAATATCCATCTCAAAACAATTCTATCACCTTTATTCATAAATTCTACCCCTGATACCGAGCTACATCTGCTCTAGTGGCTTCATGCCGAGCAGCTTCATACCGTCTGCGAGCACCTGAGTTACCAGATCTACTGCGAGAAGCCTTACAGCCTTTTCGCTCTCATTTGCGTTCTGTATGGACTCTCTTTCATAAAAGTTGTTGAATAGCTTGGCCAGATCATAGATATACTCTGCGACGATGCTTGGTGCATAATTATTTGCTGCCGATACAAACCTCTCCTGATACTCTAACGCCTTCATTAGCAATTGGTGGTCTAGCTCTGTCATCGAGTCACTAATATTGCCCATATCGACAGGTATAGTGCCCGGCTCATAGTTCTGACCTCTCAGAATGCTCTTGCCTCTTGCATATGCATACATTATATATGGGCCGCTCTTACCGGTGAATGAGACAGCCTTCTCAATATCAAATCGCATATCCTTGAACGGGTCGGTCACCAAGAATGCAAACTTCAATGCATTCACAGCAACTACTTCAGCGATCTCCTCCTCACTCATGCTGGACTCCATCTGCACATTGCGCTCCTGCACTGCCTTCACTGCGGCCTCGTGCATCTTATCCAGCAAACCATCGCCCGATAGAGCCTGGCCATCTCGCGAAGACATCTTCTTTCCATCCTTGCCATACACATAACCGTAGGCATAATGGTAAAGATTATCGATCGGGATAAGCTCAAGCATGTCGAGCAGAGAGAACAGCCTCTGGAAATGCATGAT encodes:
- the proS gene encoding proline--tRNA ligase, with protein sequence MKYSNTLFKTSKGSKEYDSKNATYLVRGGFVSQVMSGVYAYLPLGLRVIRNIETIVRDEMDKIGEEMQMPALAPKETWQTTNRLNTVDVLMKTSPANEVSKAKNSSEYILNPTHEDVTTSIVKQYGNSYKNLPIALYQIQTKFRNEPRAKSGLLRMREFRMKDLYSFHASKEDFEQYYEESKKYYMNVMKRVGIGNYTYLALASGGDFTENFSHEFQVRLETGEDWLFHVESTGVTYNREVAPSKAPEFEGNAEESERKLEDVYGEEITGMEELVKFLDVPAQKCVKTLIYKADDRVIVAAVRGDYDVNEIKLKKVVGAKQLELADEATVKEVTGAEIGYAGIINLPDSVELYLDDSIEPMRNFECGTNKTNYHTINVNWGRDIDKPEQFYDIKLAKEGDIHPESGEVYELFKSSEAGNIFPLETKFTSAFKYEVVDEAGKSKPIYMGSYGIGISRMMGIIAELFNDENGVIWPISVAPYHMQLITLDKDEQILKKAEAAYDELIGAGLQVLWDDREDASPGVKFADADLIGNPIRVVISKRSLENGGAEVKQRREDSSEVVALDKLLGRLQEIKKNLESELTAE